Genomic segment of Ralstonia pickettii:
GGCCCGTTCAATGCCAACTCCGCGCACCCGTATGAGAACCCCAACGCGCTGACGAACTTCGTGCAGATGCTGTGCATCTTCATCATCCCGGCGGCGCTGTGCTTTACGTTTGGCGGCATGGTGGGCGATGGCCGGCAAGGCTGGGCCGTGCTGGCTGCGATGACGGTGCTGTTTGTGGTGCTCGCCGTCTTCCTGGCATGGGCTGAGCTGCACGCCAACCCGATGCTCACCAACCTTGGCATCGACCAGACCGTGGGCAATATGGAGGGCAAGGAAACGCGCTTCGGCATCGTGGCCTCGTCGCTGTTTGCCACCATCACCACGGCAGCGTCGTGCGGGGCGGTCAATGCCATGCATGACTCGCTGACCGCGCTGGGCGGCTTCGTGCCGATGTTCCTGATGCAACTGGGCGAAGTGGTGTTTGGCGGTGTGGGCTCGGGCCTGTACGGCATGCTGGTGTACGCCATCCTGGCCGTGTTCATCGCGGGCCTGATGATCGGCCGCACGCCGGAATACCTCGGCAAGAAGATCGAGGTGTTCGAGATGAAGATGACGTCGATCGCCATCCTCGTCACGCCGCTGCTGGTGCTGGTGGGCACGGCCGTGGCCGTGGTGGTCACGCAGGGCAAGGCGGGCATCTTCAACCCGGGCACGCACGGCTTCTCTGAAGTGCTGTACGCCTTCTCGTCGGCCGCCAACAACAACGGCAGCGCGTTTGCGGGCCTGTCTGCCAACACGCCGTTCTACAACGTGGCGCTGGGCATCTGCATGTGGCTGGGCCGCTTCTGGATCATCGTGCCGGTGCTGGCCATGGCAGGCACGTTTGCCGCCAAGAAGCGTCTGCCCGTGACGGCCGGCACGCTGCCCACGCATGGGCCGCTGTTTGTGGTGCTGCTGATCGGCTCGGTGCTGCTGGTGGGCGCGCTCACGTACATCCCGGCCCTCGCGCTCGGTCCAATCGCAGAACACCTCGCACGCTAAGCGCACGGCGAGTCGTCTACCCAATATCAACAGGTGCCTTATGGCTATCCGTTATCCCGAATCCGAACCGGCTGTGCGTACGGTCAAGCACAAGCTTGAGCCCACCGCTGGTACTGGTACTGCTGCAGCCACCGAGCCGCAGGCGCACGGCACGCACAAGACGCTGTCTGCCAAGGAGGTGCGCAAGCTGTCGATGTTCTCGTCGGCGCTGGTCAAGCCCGCCATTGTCGATAGCTTCCGCAAGCTGTCGCCGCGCGCGCAGGCCAAGAACCCGGTGATGTTTGTCGTCTACGTCGGCAGCATCCTCACCACCATCCTGTGGGTGATGGCGCTGCGCGGCCAGGCCGAAGCGCCGGCGGGCTTCATCCTCGCCGTGTCGGTGTGGCTGTGGTTCACGGTGTTGTTCGCCAACTTTGCCGAAGCGCTGGCCGAGGGCCGCAGCAAGCAGCAGGCGGCATCGCTGCGCGGCATCAAGACCACGGTGCAGGCCAAGGTGCTGGCGGATGCAGGCCGCCGTGACCGTGTGGAAGCACGCGCCGCCACCGCCCTGCGCCGTGGCGACATCGTGC
This window contains:
- the kdpA gene encoding potassium-transporting ATPase subunit KdpA is translated as MNAFLLQLAIYLVVLLVLAKPLGAYMTGVFGDKPSRTHWLGPVERLFYRVAGVNPKAEMGWKHYALAVIVVNVLGALAVYALQRAQQWLPLNPQGFGAVTPDSSFNTAVSFVTNTNWQGYSGESTMSYLTQMLGLAVQNFLSAATGIAVVIALIRGFARHSANTIGNFWVDFTRSTVYVLLPLSIIVSVFFVSQGVIQNFDGYKEVTTVTATTYDNPKMDASGQPIKDAQGNPVTEKATTQTQTLPMGPIASQEAIKMIGTNGGGPFNANSAHPYENPNALTNFVQMLCIFIIPAALCFTFGGMVGDGRQGWAVLAAMTVLFVVLAVFLAWAELHANPMLTNLGIDQTVGNMEGKETRFGIVASSLFATITTAASCGAVNAMHDSLTALGGFVPMFLMQLGEVVFGGVGSGLYGMLVYAILAVFIAGLMIGRTPEYLGKKIEVFEMKMTSIAILVTPLLVLVGTAVAVVVTQGKAGIFNPGTHGFSEVLYAFSSAANNNGSAFAGLSANTPFYNVALGICMWLGRFWIIVPVLAMAGTFAAKKRLPVTAGTLPTHGPLFVVLLIGSVLLVGALTYIPALALGPIAEHLAR